The Dehalogenimonas sp. 4OHTPN genome window below encodes:
- the efp gene encoding elongation factor P, whose translation MEVSEVSKNKKLLIDGVPFNVESVDFVKPGKGRAIYHLKLRNLLNGILSEPTYHSGDKFDEATITVRDMQYLYEEHGHYHFMDTESFEQHIMNEENVGDKKLYLKDSLGVQVMMWEDRPIDLILPKAVELKIIETESAMKGATVTAQQKLARLETGLEIGVPAFIKEGDTVRISTITGAYVERVG comes from the coding sequence GTGGAAGTCTCTGAAGTCTCAAAAAATAAAAAACTGCTTATTGATGGCGTGCCCTTTAACGTCGAAAGCGTGGATTTCGTCAAGCCTGGCAAAGGCCGGGCGATTTATCACTTAAAACTGCGCAACCTGCTGAACGGAATCCTTTCTGAACCTACGTATCATTCAGGAGATAAGTTCGACGAGGCTACCATTACCGTCCGGGACATGCAATACCTTTACGAAGAGCACGGCCATTACCATTTCATGGATACCGAATCTTTCGAGCAGCACATCATGAACGAGGAGAACGTCGGCGACAAGAAGCTCTACCTGAAGGATTCGCTGGGGGTGCAGGTTATGATGTGGGAGGACCGCCCAATTGACCTGATCCTGCCCAAAGCGGTTGAACTCAAAATTATCGAAACAGAGTCGGCGATGAAAGGCGCCACCGTTACCGCCCAGCAAAAGCTGGCCAGATTGGAGACCGGCCTCGAGATCGGCGTACCGGCTTTCATAAAAGAAGGTGATACGGTGCGAATCAGCACCATCACCGGGGCGTACGTGGAGCGTGTCGGCTAA
- a CDS encoding fumarylacetoacetate hydrolase family protein translates to MKIVRFIAPDCSERYGVLEGEIINDLAGTPFKTMDYSGETIPLTSVKLLAPCAPSKIVCLGVNYHGHAREMGHNIPNVPLIFLKPSTAVIGTGADIVYPPSSSRVDYEAELAAVIRKSGWRIPQKAARDHVLGYTCFNDVTARDLQRIDGQWTRAKSFDTFAAVGPWIETEVDPSRLNIETFLNGERKQHGNTSDLIYHIDFLIHFISHVMTLLPGDIIATGTPSGIGPMKIGDTVEVRIDGIGTLRNKVVRQD, encoded by the coding sequence ATGAAAATCGTCAGATTTATTGCTCCAGATTGCTCAGAACGGTATGGTGTGCTCGAAGGCGAAATCATAAACGACCTGGCCGGCACTCCGTTCAAAACTATGGATTACTCCGGCGAAACCATTCCCCTGACCTCGGTTAAACTTCTGGCGCCTTGTGCGCCTTCAAAGATAGTATGCTTGGGGGTAAACTATCACGGGCATGCTCGTGAGATGGGTCACAACATTCCTAATGTGCCATTGATCTTTTTGAAACCTTCGACTGCTGTCATTGGTACCGGGGCTGATATTGTCTATCCACCGTCGTCTTCAAGGGTAGACTACGAGGCCGAGCTGGCGGCAGTTATCAGGAAATCCGGCTGGCGTATACCCCAGAAAGCGGCCCGTGACCATGTACTCGGTTATACATGTTTCAACGATGTCACCGCCCGGGACTTGCAGCGGATTGATGGCCAGTGGACCCGGGCAAAAAGTTTCGATACCTTTGCCGCCGTGGGGCCGTGGATCGAGACCGAGGTTGATCCCTCCCGGCTGAACATCGAGACTTTTCTAAACGGCGAACGTAAACAACATGGCAATACCTCGGACCTGATCTATCACATTGATTTTCTGATCCACTTTATCTCCCATGTGATGACTCTGCTGCCGGGTGATATCATCGCTACCGGCACTCCTTCAGGCATCGGACCGATGAAAATCGGCGATACCGTAGAAGTGCGCATTGACGGAATCGGTACGCTGCGGAACAAGGTCGTCAGGCAGGATTAA
- a CDS encoding cob(I)yrinic acid a,c-diamide adenosyltransferase, which produces MIQTEPLSQRCKLEKGLVSIFTGHGKGKTSAAIGIAVRAAGHGLRVYMVFMMKANEFFEHGEFTVLKSLPNVHVEAFGYRGWSKKGNITPAHKAEAQKALEDAEKAMSSGEYDVIVLDEINHAVSGGLIDIEKVIGMIDKKPECVELILTGRNADPRLVAIADLVSEILMIKHPFNEGIRARKGIDY; this is translated from the coding sequence TTGATCCAAACTGAACCACTTAGCCAACGCTGCAAGCTGGAAAAAGGGCTGGTGTCCATCTTCACCGGCCACGGCAAGGGCAAAACCTCCGCTGCCATCGGCATCGCCGTCAGAGCGGCAGGGCACGGACTCAGGGTATATATGGTCTTCATGATGAAGGCCAACGAGTTTTTTGAGCACGGCGAATTCACCGTGTTAAAAAGCCTGCCCAATGTCCACGTAGAAGCATTTGGCTACCGCGGCTGGTCAAAAAAAGGCAATATAACCCCGGCGCATAAAGCGGAAGCTCAAAAGGCGCTTGAAGACGCGGAAAAAGCCATGTCCAGCGGCGAATACGACGTTATCGTTCTGGATGAGATCAACCACGCCGTCTCCGGTGGTTTAATTGACATAGAAAAGGTCATCGGTATGATTGATAAAAAGCCGGAGTGTGTCGAACTAATTCTCACCGGCAGAAACGCCGATCCCCGGCTGGTCGCCATAGCCGACCTGGTTTCAGAGATACTCATGATTAAACATCCGTTTAACGAAGGTATCCGCGCCCGAAAAGGTATTGATTATTAA
- the fbp gene encoding fructose-1,6-bisphosphate aldolase/phosphatase, whose protein sequence is MRITLSVIKADIGGFVGHSDSHPECLCEADNKLAKAKQSGLIIDYHVTKCGDDLQLIMTHQKGENNTDIHETAWNTFVSCTEVAKRLKLYGAGQDLLADAFSGNIKGMGPGAAEMEFEERISEPVVIFMADKTSSGAWNMPLYKMFADPFNTIGLVIAENMHQGFKFEVHDVKDSKKIIFSTPEEIYDMLVFIGAPNRYPVKAVYTRNGEIAASSSTQKLAFIAGRYVGKDDPVCIVRCQGAFPAVGEVLEPFATPYLVEGWMRGSHWGPIMPTGVADSLPTRFDGPPRVIAQGFQLSQGKLIGPRDFFADVSYDQAREMANKMAYMMRQHGPFEPHRLPLDEMEYTTMPQVSRKLAERFKPL, encoded by the coding sequence ATGAGAATCACCCTGAGCGTTATTAAAGCCGATATTGGCGGTTTCGTCGGCCATTCAGATTCCCATCCGGAATGTCTTTGCGAGGCTGATAACAAGCTGGCTAAAGCTAAGCAAAGCGGCCTGATAATAGATTACCATGTCACCAAATGCGGCGACGACCTGCAGCTGATCATGACTCACCAGAAGGGCGAAAACAACACCGACATCCACGAGACGGCCTGGAATACCTTTGTCTCCTGCACCGAAGTGGCCAAAAGACTGAAGCTTTATGGCGCCGGTCAGGACCTGCTGGCCGATGCTTTCTCCGGCAATATCAAGGGTATGGGACCCGGTGCCGCGGAGATGGAATTTGAAGAACGCATCTCAGAGCCGGTAGTCATCTTCATGGCCGATAAGACCTCATCCGGTGCCTGGAATATGCCTCTGTACAAGATGTTCGCCGATCCCTTCAACACCATCGGTCTGGTTATCGCCGAGAATATGCATCAGGGTTTTAAGTTCGAGGTGCATGACGTCAAAGATTCAAAGAAGATCATCTTCTCCACCCCGGAGGAGATCTACGACATGTTGGTTTTCATCGGCGCCCCCAATCGTTACCCTGTGAAAGCGGTCTACACCAGGAACGGCGAGATCGCAGCCTCCTCATCCACCCAGAAGTTGGCTTTCATCGCCGGCCGCTACGTCGGCAAGGATGACCCGGTATGCATCGTCCGCTGCCAGGGTGCCTTCCCGGCCGTTGGTGAGGTGTTGGAACCGTTTGCGACCCCTTATCTTGTCGAGGGTTGGATGCGCGGTTCCCACTGGGGCCCGATCATGCCGACCGGAGTCGCCGACAGCCTGCCGACCCGTTTCGACGGCCCGCCTCGAGTTATCGCGCAGGGTTTCCAGCTGTCGCAAGGCAAGCTGATTGGACCGAGGGATTTCTTCGCTGATGTCTCTTATGATCAAGCCCGGGAGATGGCTAACAAAATGGCATACATGATGCGCCAGCATGGCCCCTTCGAACCACACCGCCTGCCGCTGGACGAGATGGAATACACCACCATGCCGCAAGTTTCCCGAAAACTGGCCGAACGTTTTAAGCCGCTCTAA
- the rdgB gene encoding RdgB/HAM1 family non-canonical purine NTP pyrophosphatase, which translates to MAELLLATNNKGKIREYRELLSGCGFELVTPAGRGIDIAIAETGETFGENAAIKARAFAAASGLPALADDSGLEVDALDGAPGVLSARYAGEGASDTERNALLLENLRHVPLPRRTARFRCVIAIAEPSGGIHLTDGVIEGLISLAPRGTSGFGYDPIFYLPERHLTIAELEPAEKNRISHRAAAAVKACLILCRLSAENNKER; encoded by the coding sequence ATGGCGGAACTGTTGCTGGCGACCAACAACAAAGGAAAGATCCGGGAGTACCGGGAACTACTATCTGGTTGTGGGTTTGAACTGGTCACTCCCGCCGGGAGAGGCATCGATATCGCAATTGCCGAAACCGGTGAGACTTTCGGCGAAAATGCGGCCATCAAAGCTCGAGCATTCGCTGCCGCCTCCGGATTGCCGGCGCTGGCGGATGACTCCGGCCTGGAGGTTGATGCTCTAGATGGTGCTCCAGGAGTACTTTCAGCCCGTTATGCGGGCGAGGGCGCTTCGGATACCGAACGGAATGCCCTTCTGCTTGAAAATCTCCGGCACGTGCCGCTACCCCGGCGGACCGCCCGGTTCCGCTGTGTCATCGCGATCGCTGAACCCTCTGGCGGCATCCACCTTACTGACGGCGTCATTGAAGGCCTGATCAGCCTTGCGCCGCGGGGAACTTCTGGTTTCGGTTACGATCCGATCTTTTATTTGCCTGAACGCCATCTGACGATTGCAGAGTTGGAGCCGGCAGAAAAAAATCGAATCAGCCACCGCGCCGCTGCCGCTGTGAAAGCCTGCCTCATATTGTGCCGTTTGTCCGCAGAGAATAATAAAGAGCGTTAG
- a CDS encoding NDP-sugar synthase, translating to MKALILVGGLGTRLRPLTINTPKAMLPVLNRPFMAHVVENLTQHGITEIIFTRGHLAGQMESYFNENYSSGVEFIFVDETQPLGTAGGIKNCQAYLDNEAFIVLNGDVYTNIDLTSMLRFHKHKGAIATIALTPVANPSAFGLVEATADGRIRRFVEKPLPEEVTTDMINAGCYILEPEVLDFIKPAANVSIEKETFQLFLKDKQPFFGWSDRTSYWIDMGSCEKYIQLVADMLSGRCACSTAPPPGVHFGEDTAVEPSARIEGHVVIGRHCRIGAGAEITGPAVIGDNCLIEDGAVISASILWDGCQLAGGSSVFDSVVAEKCCLSPGSRVSGSALADGVYVPSGAFLGNCRIWPGTIINN from the coding sequence ATGAAAGCCCTGATTCTCGTAGGCGGCCTCGGCACCCGGCTGAGGCCTTTGACAATCAACACCCCCAAAGCGATGTTGCCGGTACTGAACCGTCCCTTCATGGCGCATGTTGTAGAAAATCTCACGCAGCATGGCATCACTGAAATCATCTTCACCCGCGGCCATTTAGCCGGACAAATGGAATCGTATTTCAATGAGAATTATTCTTCCGGCGTGGAATTCATTTTTGTTGATGAGACACAACCCCTGGGAACCGCCGGGGGCATCAAGAACTGCCAGGCTTACCTTGATAATGAAGCCTTTATTGTCCTGAACGGCGACGTTTACACCAACATTGATCTCACATCAATGCTGCGTTTTCATAAACATAAGGGTGCCATCGCCACTATCGCCCTAACACCGGTGGCCAATCCTTCCGCATTCGGGCTGGTAGAGGCTACAGCAGACGGCCGTATCCGGCGTTTTGTGGAAAAGCCGCTGCCTGAGGAAGTCACCACCGATATGATTAACGCTGGTTGTTATATCCTCGAACCAGAGGTGCTCGATTTCATCAAGCCTGCAGCCAACGTCAGTATCGAAAAAGAGACCTTCCAATTATTCCTCAAAGACAAGCAACCGTTTTTCGGCTGGAGCGACCGGACTTCTTATTGGATTGACATGGGTTCCTGCGAAAAATATATCCAACTGGTTGCGGATATGCTGTCCGGGCGCTGCGCCTGTTCCACCGCGCCGCCGCCCGGGGTGCACTTCGGCGAAGATACGGCGGTTGAACCTTCCGCCCGGATTGAGGGTCATGTTGTCATTGGGCGTCACTGCCGCATCGGTGCCGGGGCAGAAATCACCGGACCGGCGGTCATCGGCGATAACTGCCTGATTGAGGACGGAGCTGTTATTTCCGCTTCTATCCTCTGGGATGGCTGCCAGTTGGCCGGCGGGTCGAGCGTCTTTGACTCTGTGGTAGCCGAAAAATGCTGTTTATCGCCGGGAAGCCGTGTATCAGGTTCCGCCCTGGCGGATGGAGTGTACGTTCCCTCAGGAGCATTCCTGGGAAATTGCCGGATTTGGCCGGGTACTATCATCAATAATTAA